The proteins below are encoded in one region of Pseudomonas entomophila L48:
- a CDS encoding virulence factor family protein, translated as MIRRYWLYVLIPLVLAVLAGGTAFWLWTRPAPEVRLEQLTLKDGSSLTRATPGVHAKARVAIGVPQEQALSDKQLLDLSQAGEAQLVQVILPPADCAKQQAAMDEAIGQLADKPTLVAGIGPGAAQAWRWLAAQNDDKARAISVDFTVEQPGCQAALPKSAAHGHWNVAWNDNPDDASAAFVRDQANAETSIADYDIHLPQVLKAQLTQALVGQDGNALAIPVVEVPAGQTTDTVTLFLSGDGGWRDLDRDVAGEMAKLGFPVVGIDTLRYYWQHKTPEQSAADLSELMQHYRQKWGTKRFVLTGYSFGADVLPAIYNRLSAEDQKRIDAVILLAFARSGSFEIEVEGWLGKEGQEAPTGPEMAKLPASKVVCIYGVEETDESGCTDKTAVGERMKLPGGHHFDENYPALAKRLIDEIETRQGKSSVAEK; from the coding sequence ATGATCCGACGCTATTGGTTGTATGTACTGATTCCCCTGGTCCTGGCCGTCCTGGCCGGTGGCACGGCCTTCTGGCTGTGGACCCGCCCAGCGCCCGAGGTTCGCCTGGAACAGCTGACCTTGAAGGACGGCAGCAGCCTGACCCGTGCCACACCCGGTGTGCATGCCAAGGCCCGGGTCGCCATCGGCGTGCCCCAGGAGCAGGCCCTGAGCGACAAACAGCTGCTCGACCTGAGCCAGGCTGGTGAAGCCCAGCTGGTGCAGGTGATCCTGCCACCGGCCGACTGCGCCAAGCAGCAGGCCGCCATGGACGAGGCCATCGGCCAACTGGCCGACAAGCCCACTTTGGTCGCCGGTATCGGCCCAGGCGCCGCCCAGGCCTGGCGTTGGCTGGCTGCGCAGAACGACGACAAGGCCCGCGCCATCTCGGTGGACTTCACCGTCGAGCAGCCGGGTTGCCAGGCCGCCCTGCCCAAATCCGCCGCCCATGGCCACTGGAACGTCGCCTGGAACGACAACCCGGACGATGCCAGCGCCGCCTTCGTACGTGACCAGGCCAACGCCGAAACCAGTATCGCCGACTACGACATCCACCTGCCGCAGGTGCTCAAGGCCCAGCTGACCCAAGCCCTGGTCGGCCAGGACGGCAATGCCCTGGCAATTCCAGTGGTGGAAGTTCCGGCCGGCCAGACCACCGACACCGTGACCCTGTTCCTCTCCGGCGACGGCGGCTGGCGCGATCTGGACCGCGACGTGGCCGGCGAGATGGCCAAGCTCGGCTTCCCGGTGGTGGGCATCGACACCCTGCGTTACTACTGGCAGCACAAGACCCCGGAACAGAGCGCCGCCGACCTGTCCGAGCTGATGCAGCACTACCGCCAGAAATGGGGCACCAAGCGCTTCGTGCTGACCGGCTACTCGTTCGGTGCCGACGTGCTGCCGGCCATCTACAACCGCCTCTCCGCAGAAGACCAGAAGCGTATCGACGCCGTGATCCTGCTGGCCTTCGCCCGTAGCGGCAGCTTCGAGATCGAAGTCGAGGGCTGGCTGGGCAAGGAAGGCCAGGAAGCCCCGACCGGGCCGGAAATGGCCAAGCTGCCCGCCTCGAAGGTGGTGTGCATCTACGGTGTGGAAGAGACCGACGAAAGCGGCTGCACCGACAAGACTGCGGTGGGCGAGCGCATGAAGCTGCCAGGTGGCCATCACTTCGACGAGAACTATCCGGCACTGGCCAAGCGCCTGATCGACGAGATCGAGACACGCCAGGGGAAGTCCAGCGTCGCTGAGAAATGA
- a CDS encoding potassium transporter Kup: MGLLVAAVGVVYGDIGTSPLYTLKEVFTGGYGVQVNHDGVLGILSLILWSLLWVVSFKYVMFILRADNQGEGGTMALTALARRATAEYPKLRALMVGCGLVGASLFYGDSMITPAVSVLSAVEGMGLAFEGIDHWVVPISLVVLVALFLVQKHGTEKIGKLFGPIMVTWFVVLGALGVHGISQSPEVLKAFNPGWALNFFIVHPGMGVAILGAVVLALTGAEALYADMGHFGRKPIARAWFALVLPALVLNYFGQGAILLQNPEAARNPFYLLAPGWALLPLVGLATMATVIASQAVISGAFSLTRQAIQLGYVPRMQIQHTSSDEQGQIYIGAVNWTLMVGVVLLVIGFESSGALAAAYGVAVTGTMLMTTILVSAVMLLLWKWPPVLAVPLLVGFLLVDGLFFAANVPKIVQGGAFPVLAGIVLFVLMSTWKRGKQILVDRIDEGALPLPVFISSIRVQPPHRVEGTAVFLTARADAVPHALLHNMLHNQVLHSQVVLLTVVSEDRPRVPEHERFEVEAYGDGFFRVLLHFGFMDEPDVPAALKLCHLDDLDFSPMRTTYFLSRETVIASRLEGMSRWRGNLFAFLLKNANGNLRFFNLPLNRVIELGTQVEI, from the coding sequence ATGGGCCTGCTCGTGGCGGCAGTCGGGGTGGTCTATGGCGATATCGGCACCAGCCCGCTGTACACCCTCAAAGAGGTCTTTACCGGTGGCTATGGCGTGCAGGTCAACCACGACGGGGTGCTGGGGATCCTGTCGTTGATCCTGTGGTCGCTGCTGTGGGTGGTGTCGTTCAAGTACGTGATGTTCATCCTGCGTGCCGACAACCAGGGTGAGGGCGGCACCATGGCCCTCACCGCGCTGGCGCGGCGGGCCACGGCGGAGTATCCGAAGCTGCGGGCGCTGATGGTCGGCTGCGGCCTGGTCGGCGCTTCGTTGTTCTATGGCGACAGCATGATCACGCCGGCGGTGTCGGTGCTGTCGGCGGTGGAGGGCATGGGCCTGGCCTTCGAGGGTATCGACCATTGGGTGGTGCCGATCTCGCTGGTGGTGCTGGTGGCGTTGTTCCTGGTGCAAAAACATGGCACCGAGAAGATCGGCAAGCTGTTCGGCCCGATCATGGTCACCTGGTTCGTGGTGCTGGGGGCGCTGGGCGTGCATGGCATCTCGCAGAGCCCGGAAGTGCTCAAGGCCTTCAACCCAGGCTGGGCGCTGAATTTCTTCATTGTCCACCCTGGCATGGGCGTGGCCATTCTTGGCGCGGTGGTGCTGGCGCTGACCGGTGCCGAGGCGCTGTACGCCGACATGGGGCATTTCGGTCGCAAGCCAATCGCCCGCGCCTGGTTTGCCCTGGTGCTGCCGGCCCTGGTGCTCAACTACTTTGGTCAGGGCGCGATCCTGCTGCAGAACCCGGAGGCCGCGCGCAACCCGTTCTACCTGCTGGCGCCGGGCTGGGCCTTGCTGCCGCTGGTCGGCCTAGCCACCATGGCCACGGTAATCGCCTCGCAAGCCGTGATTTCCGGAGCCTTCTCCCTGACCCGTCAAGCCATCCAGCTGGGTTATGTGCCACGCATGCAAATCCAGCACACCTCCAGCGACGAGCAGGGGCAGATCTACATCGGCGCGGTGAACTGGACGCTGATGGTCGGCGTGGTGCTGCTGGTGATCGGTTTCGAGTCCTCCGGCGCCCTGGCCGCCGCCTATGGCGTGGCGGTGACCGGGACCATGCTGATGACCACGATCCTGGTGTCGGCGGTCATGCTGCTGCTGTGGAAGTGGCCACCGGTGCTGGCGGTGCCGCTGCTGGTGGGCTTCCTGCTGGTCGACGGGCTGTTCTTCGCCGCCAACGTGCCGAAGATCGTCCAGGGCGGTGCCTTCCCTGTCTTGGCGGGGATCGTGCTGTTCGTGCTGATGAGTACCTGGAAGCGGGGCAAGCAGATTCTCGTCGACCGTATCGACGAAGGGGCTTTGCCGCTGCCGGTCTTTATCAGCAGCATCCGGGTGCAGCCGCCGCACCGGGTCGAGGGGACGGCCGTGTTCCTCACTGCTCGGGCCGATGCGGTGCCTCACGCGCTGCTGCACAACATGCTGCATAACCAGGTGCTGCACAGCCAGGTGGTGCTGCTGACGGTGGTCAGCGAGGATCGGCCGCGGGTGCCAGAGCATGAGCGGTTCGAGGTCGAAGCCTATGGTGATGGGTTCTTCCGAGTGCTGTTGCACTTTGGCTTCATGGACGAGCCGGACGTGCCGGCGGCGCTGAAGCTGTGCCACCTGGACGATCTGGACTTCAGCCCGATGCGCACCACCTACTTCCTCAGCCGCGAGACGGTGATCGCATCGCGTCTTGAAGGGATGTCGCGGTGGCGGGGGAATCTGTTCGCGTTCCTGCTGAAGAATGCCAACGGTAACCTGAGGTTCTTCAACCTGCCGTTGAACCGGGTGATCGAATTGGGGACCCAGGTCGAAATTTGA
- the rimO gene encoding 30S ribosomal protein S12 methylthiotransferase RimO: protein MSTTPATPKVGFVSLGCPKALVDSERILTQLRMEGYEVVPTYEDADVVVVNTCGFIDSAKAESLEVIGEAIKENGKVIVTGCMGVEEGSIRDVHPSVLSVTGPQQYEQVVNAVHEVVPPRQDHNPLIDLVPPQGVKLTPRHYAYLKISEGCNHSCSFCIIPSMRGKLVSRPVGEVLSEAERLVKAGVKEILVISQDTSAYGVDVKYKTDFWNGRPVKTRMLELCEALSSLGAWVRLHYVYPYPNVDDVIPLMAAGKILPYLDIPFQHASPKVLKSMKRPAFEDRTLARIKNWREQCPELVIRSTFIVGFPGETEEDFQYLLDWLTEAQLDRVGCFQYSPVEGAPANDLGLDEVPDDVKQERWDRFMAHQQAISAARLQQRIGKEIEVLIDEVEEQGSVGRSFFDAPEIDGSVFIDGDHGFKPGDKVRCRIVDADEYDMWAEPI, encoded by the coding sequence ATGTCCACCACTCCCGCCACCCCGAAGGTCGGCTTCGTTTCCCTGGGTTGCCCCAAGGCCCTGGTCGATTCCGAACGCATCCTGACCCAGCTGCGCATGGAGGGCTACGAAGTCGTGCCCACCTACGAAGACGCCGACGTGGTGGTGGTCAACACCTGCGGCTTCATCGACAGCGCAAAGGCCGAGTCGCTGGAAGTGATTGGCGAGGCGATCAAGGAGAACGGCAAGGTCATCGTCACCGGCTGCATGGGTGTCGAGGAAGGCAGCATCCGTGACGTGCACCCGAGCGTGCTGTCGGTCACAGGCCCGCAGCAATACGAGCAGGTGGTCAACGCCGTGCACGAGGTGGTTCCCCCACGCCAGGACCACAACCCGCTGATCGACCTGGTGCCGCCCCAGGGCGTCAAGCTGACCCCACGCCACTACGCCTACCTGAAGATTTCCGAAGGCTGCAACCACAGCTGCAGCTTCTGCATCATCCCGTCGATGCGCGGCAAGCTGGTCAGCCGCCCGGTCGGTGAAGTGCTGAGCGAGGCCGAGCGCCTGGTCAAGGCCGGCGTCAAGGAGATCCTGGTGATCTCCCAGGACACCAGCGCCTACGGCGTCGACGTCAAGTACAAGACCGACTTCTGGAACGGCCGCCCGGTCAAGACCCGCATGCTCGAGCTGTGCGAGGCCCTGAGCAGCCTGGGTGCCTGGGTGCGCCTGCACTATGTCTACCCGTACCCGAACGTCGACGACGTGATCCCGTTGATGGCCGCCGGCAAGATCCTGCCGTACCTGGACATCCCGTTCCAGCACGCCAGCCCCAAGGTGCTCAAGTCGATGAAGCGCCCGGCCTTCGAAGACCGCACCCTGGCGCGCATCAAGAACTGGCGCGAACAGTGCCCGGAGCTGGTGATTCGTTCCACCTTCATCGTCGGTTTCCCCGGCGAAACCGAGGAAGACTTCCAGTATCTGCTCGACTGGCTGACCGAAGCCCAGCTCGACCGCGTCGGCTGCTTCCAGTATTCGCCTGTCGAAGGCGCCCCGGCCAATGATCTGGGCCTGGATGAAGTGCCGGATGACGTCAAGCAAGAGCGTTGGGACCGCTTCATGGCCCACCAGCAGGCGATCAGCGCCGCGCGCCTGCAGCAGCGCATCGGCAAGGAGATCGAAGTACTGATCGACGAAGTCGAGGAGCAGGGCTCGGTCGGCCGCAGCTTCTTCGACGCGCCGGAGATCGACGGCAGCGTGTTCATCGATGGCGACCATGGCTTCAAGCCGGGCGACAAGGTCCGTTGCCGCATCGTCGATGCCGATGAATATGACATGTGGGCCGAGCCCATCTGA
- a CDS encoding GNAT family N-acetyltransferase, which translates to MSPTVTLQTPHLSDYPELVRVWEASVRATHAFLPDGYIVLLREHVLCKYLDAVMLVCCKDSKRRILGFAGVANGRVDMLFVAPEYRGQGIGRRLLRHAVNELNAERLDVNEQNPQALGFYLHEGFEVYGRSETDGLGQPYPLLHMRLVRTTP; encoded by the coding sequence ATGTCGCCCACCGTCACGCTGCAGACGCCCCACCTGAGCGACTACCCCGAGCTGGTCCGGGTCTGGGAGGCGTCGGTCCGCGCCACTCACGCCTTCCTGCCGGATGGCTACATCGTGCTGTTGCGCGAGCACGTGCTGTGCAAATACCTCGATGCCGTGATGCTGGTCTGCTGCAAGGACAGCAAGCGGCGCATCCTCGGTTTTGCCGGCGTGGCCAACGGCCGCGTCGACATGCTGTTCGTCGCACCCGAGTACCGTGGCCAGGGTATCGGCCGGCGCCTGCTGCGGCATGCGGTAAACGAACTCAACGCCGAGCGGCTGGACGTCAACGAACAAAACCCACAAGCCTTGGGCTTCTACCTGCACGAAGGCTTCGAGGTGTATGGCCGCTCGGAAACAGATGGCCTTGGACAGCCTTACCCCCTACTGCATATGAGGCTTGTTCGTACAACACCCTAG